Proteins from a genomic interval of Dendropsophus ebraccatus isolate aDenEbr1 chromosome 6, aDenEbr1.pat, whole genome shotgun sequence:
- the LOC138794704 gene encoding protein ripply2.1-like gives MDAAQQRGGPAGGSQQRAEAGSCAAMWRPWKEPSVTSHTGRQQQPSSLIESPIGDKMKLPAFQHPVKLFWPKSKCYDFLYQEAEELLKNFPVQATISFYQESDSSSEDEDTYEN, from the exons ATGGACGCAGCCCAGCAGAGAGGGGGCCCGGCAGGCGGCAGCCAGCAGCGAGCAGAGGCCGGCAGCTGTGCAGCCATGTGGAGACCGTGGAAGGAGCCGTCAGTCACCTCACACaccgggcggcagcagcag CCATCAAGTTTAATCGAAAGCCCCATAGGCGACAAAATGAAACTACCCGCCTTTCAGCATCCTGTTAA gCTTTTCTGGCCAAAGTCAAAATGCTATGACTTTTTGTATCAGGAGGCTGAAGAATTGCTCAAAAACTTTCCAGTTCAGGCCACCATTTCTTTCTATCAGGAATCAGACAGCAGTTCTGAGGATGAAGACACATATGAGAATTAA